The following coding sequences lie in one Zingiber officinale cultivar Zhangliang chromosome 2B, Zo_v1.1, whole genome shotgun sequence genomic window:
- the LOC122045241 gene encoding receptor-like serine/threonine-protein kinase SD1-8 isoform X1: MKLGWDVTSGLNRKLTSWASAHDPSPGNHTLGIDLQGEPQLFLRSGTQHVWRGGPWNGLHFSGAPDMDDPKLFNATFVVDLHQVIYSFKLLHPSTISVLVANQSGVLQRRVWVVGTGAWNVTWYVPTDSCDVMSICGVKSFCSPNAPPPQMCRFLAGFLVKNSESWKPGTRPYGCSRNSLSDCGNGTDGFFRIPGSKLSDHTPWKEAKLPDTSTPVVVERELSQDQYHESCLRNCSCAACASSSLDESESGCIMWVGNITDLKLYNNTRGGEDLYVRLVGRKDLHVRLLADYPSEQPSLGRELSASHETPASAVSRGGEPPASPVSTRKLPASAVSRGGEPPASPEPPASPVSRGELPASPVSRGGEPPASPVSRGSPPASPVSRGSPPASPVSRGGEPPGSPLSHGAEQPGHTNWAQVQTSNQSSARSGHLTAIYIGVPAALLILLVCIACYVCIARRVGRRRKRKNSVVKELEEKDLNLPLFDLDIVLAATNNFAEENKLGQGGFGPVYKGKLVDGQEIAVKRLSKTSTQGIQEFKNEVVIIAKLQHQNLVRLLGCCIQGGERTLIYEYMPKGSLDAFLFAKRMLLDWKTRYNIIVGIARGLLYLHHDSRLKIIHRDLKTSNILLDKDSIPKISDFGLARIFGGDEPEINTRRVVGTYGYMSPEYAMNGTFSIKSDVFSFGVLLLEIVSGKKNREVYNSNYLNLLGHIWSLWKEDKSLQIADESIDHSFSVAEVMRCIKIGLLCVQERPQDRPTMPLVVIMLGSDSPIPEPKQPGFVAALDSSYSSIGMQYPISINDASDTTLEGR, encoded by the exons ATGAAGCTGGGCTGGGACGTGACGTCCGGACTCAACCGCAAACTCACGTCATGGGCGAGTGCCCACGACCCGTCCCCAGGTAACCACACCTTGGGCATTGACCTGCAAGGTGAACCCCAACTGTTTCTACGGTCTGGAACCCAGCACGTTTGGCGAGGGGGGCCATGGAATGGCCTTCATTTTAGTGGTGCGCCAGATATGGACGATCCAAAACTTTTCAACGCAACGTTTGTGGTTGACCTTCACCAAGTCATCTACTCATTCAAGCTTCTCCATCCCTCGACCATCTCAGTGTTGGTCGCGAACCAATCGGGTGTCTTGCAACGTCGTGTTTGGGTCGTTGGCACAGGGGCGTGGAATGTTACTTGGTACGTGCCAACGGATTCGTGCGACGTGATGTCGATCTGCGGGGTCAAGTCCTTCTGCAGTCCCAATGCTCCGCCTCCACAGATGTGTAGATTTCTAGCAGGTTTTCTTGTAAAAAACTCAGAGTCTTGGAAGCCAGGGACTAGACCGTATGGTTGCTCGAGAAATTCTCTATCGGATTGTGGGAATGGGACTGATGGGTTCTTTCGAATCCCCGGTTCGAAACTATCAGACCACACTCCTTGGAAGGAGGCAAAACTACCGGACACATCGACCCCAGTAGTGGTGGAAAGAGAACTGAGCCAAGACCAGTACCACGAATCATGCTTGAGGAATTGCTCTTGTGCAGCCTGTGCAAGCTCTAGCCTCGATGAAAGTGAGAGCGGATGCATAATGTGGGTGGGCAATATCACCGATCTCAAATTATACAACAATACTCGTGGAGGAGAAGATTTGTATGTCAGGCTGGTGGGAAGAAAAGATTTGCATGTCAGGCTGCTGGCGGATTACCCCTCGGAACAACCTTCTCTCGGACGTGAACTGTCAGCCAGTCACGAAACACCAGCCAGTGCGGTTAGTCGCGGAGGTGAACCACCAGCCAGTCCGGTTAGTACCAGAAAACTACCAGCCAGTGCGGTTAGTCGCGGAGGTGAACCACCAGCCAGTCCGGAACCACCAGCCAGTCCGGTTAGTCGCGGAGAACTACCAGCCAGTCCGGTTAGTCGCGGAGGTGAACCACCAGCCAGTCCGGTTAGTCGTGGTTCACCACCAGCCAGTCCGGTTAGTCGTGGTTCACCACCAGCCAGTCCGGTTAGTCGCGGGGGTGAACCTCCAGGCAGTCCACTTAGTCATGGAGCTGAACAACCAGGTCACACAAATTGGGCACAAG TCCAGACTTCAAATCAATCATCTGCGCGGAGTGGTCACTTAACTGCGATATATATTGGTGTTCCTGCAGCGTTGCTCATTCTCCTAGTTTGCATTGCATGCTATGTTTGCATTGCACGCCGTGTTGGCAGACGCAGGAAAAGAA AGAACAGCGTTGTTAAAGAATTAGAAGAGAAGGACCTGAACTTGCCTTTGTTTGACTTGGACATAGTTTTAGCTGCGACAAATAATTTTGCAGAAGAGAACAAACTCGGTCAAGGTGGATTCGGGCCTGTGTACAAG GGGAAGTTGGTCGATGGACAAGAGATAGCTGTAAAAAGACTATCCAAAACATCCACACAAGGCATTCAAGAGTTCAAAAATGAAGTAGTGATAATTGCTAAGCTACAACATCAAAATCTTGTTCGCCTGCTCGGCTGTTGCATTCAAGGAGGGGAGAGGACATTAATCTATGAGTATATGCCCAAAGGAAGTTTAGATGCATTCTTGTTCG CAAAGCGAATGTTGTTGGATTGGAAAACACGATACAATATTATAGTCGGAATAGCTCGAGGCCTCCTTTATCTCCATCATGACTCAAGACTCAAAATTATTCATAGAGATTTGAAGACCAGTAATATCCTTCTTGATAAAGATAGCATTCCTAAAATATCAGATTTTGGGTTGGCAAgaatatttggaggtgatgaacCGGAAATAAATACAAGAAGAGTAGTTGGAACATa TGGATACATGTCTCCTGAATATGCAATGAATGGAACTTTCTCAATAAAATCAGACGTATTTAGTTTCGGTGTATTGCTACTTGAGATCGTTAGTGGCAAAAAGAACAGAGAAGTTTATAATTCAAACTACCTGAACCTTTTAGGGCAC ATATGGAGCTTGTGGAAAGAAGATAAAAGCTTACAAATCGCTGATGAATCAATTGACCATTCATTTTCAGTAGCTGAGGTCATGCGGTGCATAAAGATAGGTCTTTTATGCGTTCAAGAGCGACCACAAGATAGGCCGACAATGCCCTTGGTAGTTATTATGTTGGGTAGTGACAGTCCTATACCAGAACCTAAACAACCTGGTTTTGTTGCTGCTTTAGACTCATCTTATTCTTCAATAGGAATGCAATATCCGATATCCATCAACGATGCATCCGACACAACATTAGAAGGTAG GTAA
- the LOC122045241 gene encoding receptor-like serine/threonine-protein kinase SD1-8 isoform X2, translating into MKLGWDVTSGLNRKLTSWASAHDPSPGNHTLGIDLQGEPQLFLRSGTQHVWRGGPWNGLHFSGAPDMDDPKLFNATFVVDLHQVIYSFKLLHPSTISVLVANQSGVLQRRVWVVGTGAWNVTWYVPTDSCDVMSICGVKSFCSPNAPPPQMCRFLAGFLVKNSESWKPGTRPYGCSRNSLSDCGNGTDGFFRIPGSKLSDHTPWKEAKLPDTSTPVVVERELSQDQYHESCLRNCSCAACASSSLDESESGCIMWVGNITDLKLYNNTRGGEDLYVRLVGRKDLHVRLLADYPSEQPSLGRELSASHETPASAVSRGGEPPASPVSTRKLPASAVSRGGEPPASPEPPASPVSRGELPASPVSRGGEPPASPVSRGSPPASPVSRGSPPASPVSRGGEPPGSPLSHGAEQPGHTNWAQENSVVKELEEKDLNLPLFDLDIVLAATNNFAEENKLGQGGFGPVYKGKLVDGQEIAVKRLSKTSTQGIQEFKNEVVIIAKLQHQNLVRLLGCCIQGGERTLIYEYMPKGSLDAFLFAKRMLLDWKTRYNIIVGIARGLLYLHHDSRLKIIHRDLKTSNILLDKDSIPKISDFGLARIFGGDEPEINTRRVVGTYGYMSPEYAMNGTFSIKSDVFSFGVLLLEIVSGKKNREVYNSNYLNLLGHIWSLWKEDKSLQIADESIDHSFSVAEVMRCIKIGLLCVQERPQDRPTMPLVVIMLGSDSPIPEPKQPGFVAALDSSYSSIGMQYPISINDASDTTLEGR; encoded by the exons ATGAAGCTGGGCTGGGACGTGACGTCCGGACTCAACCGCAAACTCACGTCATGGGCGAGTGCCCACGACCCGTCCCCAGGTAACCACACCTTGGGCATTGACCTGCAAGGTGAACCCCAACTGTTTCTACGGTCTGGAACCCAGCACGTTTGGCGAGGGGGGCCATGGAATGGCCTTCATTTTAGTGGTGCGCCAGATATGGACGATCCAAAACTTTTCAACGCAACGTTTGTGGTTGACCTTCACCAAGTCATCTACTCATTCAAGCTTCTCCATCCCTCGACCATCTCAGTGTTGGTCGCGAACCAATCGGGTGTCTTGCAACGTCGTGTTTGGGTCGTTGGCACAGGGGCGTGGAATGTTACTTGGTACGTGCCAACGGATTCGTGCGACGTGATGTCGATCTGCGGGGTCAAGTCCTTCTGCAGTCCCAATGCTCCGCCTCCACAGATGTGTAGATTTCTAGCAGGTTTTCTTGTAAAAAACTCAGAGTCTTGGAAGCCAGGGACTAGACCGTATGGTTGCTCGAGAAATTCTCTATCGGATTGTGGGAATGGGACTGATGGGTTCTTTCGAATCCCCGGTTCGAAACTATCAGACCACACTCCTTGGAAGGAGGCAAAACTACCGGACACATCGACCCCAGTAGTGGTGGAAAGAGAACTGAGCCAAGACCAGTACCACGAATCATGCTTGAGGAATTGCTCTTGTGCAGCCTGTGCAAGCTCTAGCCTCGATGAAAGTGAGAGCGGATGCATAATGTGGGTGGGCAATATCACCGATCTCAAATTATACAACAATACTCGTGGAGGAGAAGATTTGTATGTCAGGCTGGTGGGAAGAAAAGATTTGCATGTCAGGCTGCTGGCGGATTACCCCTCGGAACAACCTTCTCTCGGACGTGAACTGTCAGCCAGTCACGAAACACCAGCCAGTGCGGTTAGTCGCGGAGGTGAACCACCAGCCAGTCCGGTTAGTACCAGAAAACTACCAGCCAGTGCGGTTAGTCGCGGAGGTGAACCACCAGCCAGTCCGGAACCACCAGCCAGTCCGGTTAGTCGCGGAGAACTACCAGCCAGTCCGGTTAGTCGCGGAGGTGAACCACCAGCCAGTCCGGTTAGTCGTGGTTCACCACCAGCCAGTCCGGTTAGTCGTGGTTCACCACCAGCCAGTCCGGTTAGTCGCGGGGGTGAACCTCCAGGCAGTCCACTTAGTCATGGAGCTGAACAACCAGGTCACACAAATTGGGCACAAG AGAACAGCGTTGTTAAAGAATTAGAAGAGAAGGACCTGAACTTGCCTTTGTTTGACTTGGACATAGTTTTAGCTGCGACAAATAATTTTGCAGAAGAGAACAAACTCGGTCAAGGTGGATTCGGGCCTGTGTACAAG GGGAAGTTGGTCGATGGACAAGAGATAGCTGTAAAAAGACTATCCAAAACATCCACACAAGGCATTCAAGAGTTCAAAAATGAAGTAGTGATAATTGCTAAGCTACAACATCAAAATCTTGTTCGCCTGCTCGGCTGTTGCATTCAAGGAGGGGAGAGGACATTAATCTATGAGTATATGCCCAAAGGAAGTTTAGATGCATTCTTGTTCG CAAAGCGAATGTTGTTGGATTGGAAAACACGATACAATATTATAGTCGGAATAGCTCGAGGCCTCCTTTATCTCCATCATGACTCAAGACTCAAAATTATTCATAGAGATTTGAAGACCAGTAATATCCTTCTTGATAAAGATAGCATTCCTAAAATATCAGATTTTGGGTTGGCAAgaatatttggaggtgatgaacCGGAAATAAATACAAGAAGAGTAGTTGGAACATa TGGATACATGTCTCCTGAATATGCAATGAATGGAACTTTCTCAATAAAATCAGACGTATTTAGTTTCGGTGTATTGCTACTTGAGATCGTTAGTGGCAAAAAGAACAGAGAAGTTTATAATTCAAACTACCTGAACCTTTTAGGGCAC ATATGGAGCTTGTGGAAAGAAGATAAAAGCTTACAAATCGCTGATGAATCAATTGACCATTCATTTTCAGTAGCTGAGGTCATGCGGTGCATAAAGATAGGTCTTTTATGCGTTCAAGAGCGACCACAAGATAGGCCGACAATGCCCTTGGTAGTTATTATGTTGGGTAGTGACAGTCCTATACCAGAACCTAAACAACCTGGTTTTGTTGCTGCTTTAGACTCATCTTATTCTTCAATAGGAATGCAATATCCGATATCCATCAACGATGCATCCGACACAACATTAGAAGGTAGGTAA